Proteins from a single region of Thermosipho japonicus:
- a CDS encoding cob(I)yrinic acid a,c-diamide adenosyltransferase, which translates to MISTKQGDNGKTKLANNETVYKDDLHVEAYGTVDELNSYLGYAKHFLNKKEKEIIENIQKDLFRVATELAKGEKFINLISKEDEEKITKLVEEYEKKVNLNSFVLPGTTKESSILDICRTIARRAERRIVSLSKRENVRKELIAYINRISDLLYIMARYIEKDNITPYSAHK; encoded by the coding sequence ATGATTTCTACAAAGCAAGGTGATAATGGAAAAACAAAACTCGCAAATAACGAAACAGTATATAAAGATGATTTACATGTTGAGGCATATGGAACAGTTGATGAACTTAATTCATATTTAGGTTATGCAAAACATTTTCTAAACAAAAAAGAAAAAGAAATAATTGAAAATATTCAAAAAGATCTTTTTAGAGTTGCAACCGAACTTGCCAAAGGTGAAAAATTTATAAACCTAATTTCGAAAGAAGATGAAGAAAAAATAACAAAGCTAGTTGAAGAATATGAAAAAAAGGTAAACCTAAATTCTTTTGTATTGCCTGGTACAACTAAAGAAAGTAGTATTCTAGACATATGTAGAACCATTGCAAGACGTGCTGAAAGAAGAATCGTTTCACTTTCAAAAAGGGAAAATGTAAGGAAAGAATTGATAGCTTACATTAACAGAATTTCTGATTTACTCTACATAATGGCAAGATACATTGAAAAAGATAATATAACCCCCTATTCTGCCCATAAATGA